A genomic region of Procambarus clarkii isolate CNS0578487 chromosome 30, FALCON_Pclarkii_2.0, whole genome shotgun sequence contains the following coding sequences:
- the LOC138369911 gene encoding proteoglycan 4-like, translated as MMMGEGKNEEEKEEELRGESRTTEEEEKSEECTQRDANTSAATDRSSCTIAKDVVPATAKDVVPATAKDVAPATAKDVVPATAKDVAPATVKDVATATAKDVVPATAKDVAPVTAKDVATAKDVVPATAKDVVTARDVAPVTARDVAPVTAKDVAPATAKDVVTARDVAPVTAKDVAPATAKDVVTAKDVAPATAKDGSSRRPTVLKMFAHRVHQ; from the exons ATGATGATGGGGGAGGGGAAGAATGaagaagagaaagaggaggaatTAAGAGGAGAGTCTAGGACAACAGAAGAGGAGGAAAAGTCTGAAGAATGTACTCAAAGGGATGCAAACACAT CTGCTGCTACGGACAGGAGCTCTTGTACCATTGCCAAGGACGTCGTCCCTGCCACTGCCAAGGACGTCGTCCCTGCCACAGCCAAGGACGTCGCCCCTGCCACTGCCAAAGACGTCGTCCCTGCCACAGCCAAGGACGTCgcccctgccacagtcaaggacgtcgccactgccactgccaaggACGTCGTCCCTGCCACTGCCAAGGACGTCGCCCCTGTCACAGCCAAGGACGTCGCCACTGCCAAGGACGTCGTCCCTGCCACAGCCAAGGACGTCGTCACTGCCAGGGACGTCGCCCCTGTCACTGCCAGGGACGTCGCCCCTGTCACTGCCAAGGACGTCGCCCCTGCCACAGCCAAGGACGTCGTCACTGCCAGGGACGTCGCCCCTGTCACTGCCAAGGACGTCGCCCCTGCCACAGCCAAGGACGTCGTCACTGCCAAGGACGTCGCCCCTGCCACTGCCAAGGACGGTTCTTCTCGACGCCCTACTGTCCTTAAAATGTTTGCCCACCGTGTGCATCAATGA